From a region of the Polyangium spumosum genome:
- a CDS encoding SDR family NAD(P)-dependent oxidoreductase encodes MGELVLITGTSSGIGLSAAIECAAAGHKVVATMRDIDRREALERAARARGVRVDVEQLDVVSATAGDKIRELVLKYGPFFALVNNAGIAIGGPFEEQSEEDVRLQLETNLLGLMATTRAILPSMRGAGRGRIINVSSTSGRVAMPCLSIYAASKHAVEGFSDALRWEVEPFGIDVLVVAPGTFRTPIFFENLKRGAHVAAEGPYAALIRRVEALALDGARRAPPPDEVGRTLCRLVGEPSPPFRTIVGRDGFAMTTLRGVMPDRLFALGLRRALSLSRVR; translated from the coding sequence GTGGGCGAGCTTGTCCTGATCACGGGGACGTCGAGCGGCATCGGTTTGTCCGCGGCGATCGAGTGCGCGGCGGCGGGGCACAAGGTCGTGGCGACGATGCGCGACATCGACCGGCGCGAGGCGCTCGAGCGGGCCGCGAGGGCGCGCGGCGTACGGGTGGACGTCGAGCAGCTCGACGTCGTCTCCGCGACCGCGGGCGACAAGATCCGCGAGCTCGTCCTGAAGTACGGGCCCTTCTTCGCGCTCGTCAACAACGCGGGGATCGCCATCGGCGGGCCGTTCGAGGAGCAATCCGAAGAGGACGTGCGCCTCCAGCTCGAGACCAACCTGCTCGGGCTCATGGCGACCACGCGCGCGATCCTCCCCTCGATGCGCGGCGCCGGCCGCGGCCGCATCATCAACGTGTCGAGCACCTCGGGCCGCGTGGCCATGCCTTGCCTCTCGATCTACGCGGCCTCGAAGCACGCCGTGGAGGGCTTCAGCGACGCGCTCCGCTGGGAGGTCGAGCCCTTCGGGATCGACGTGCTCGTCGTCGCGCCCGGCACCTTCCGCACGCCGATCTTCTTCGAGAACCTCAAGCGCGGCGCGCACGTCGCCGCCGAGGGCCCCTACGCCGCGCTCATCCGCAGGGTCGAGGCGCTCGCCCTCGATGGAGCGCGGCGCGCCCCGCCCCCCGACGAGGTGGGTCGGACCCTCTGCCGCCTCGTCGGAGAGCCCTCCCCCCCGTTCCGGACGATCGTGGGTCGCGACGGTTTCGCGATGACGACCCTACGCGGTGTGATGCCTGACCGTTTATTCGCGCTGGGGCTCCGCCGAGCGCTCTCGCTTTCGCGGGTTCGTTGA
- a CDS encoding 3'(2'),5'-bisphosphate nucleotidase CysQ family protein, with amino-acid sequence MDTDLEAVLSIAREAAEIVRAVYRTPFAVEMKGPNDPVTRADREANTLICARLAEVFPGVPIIAEETPPESLAEAREMVRHERVFFVDPLDGTREFADRNPEFAVMIGLAIAGRAALGVVVMPESGEALCGRVSSSPVAFVEGPDGARRPLCVTDQRDPTKATMMVSRSHRPRLVEPVAERLGVRRIVPCGSVGVKVARVATGEAEIYVHGGSGAKLWDTCAPEAILVAAGGRFSDLDGDPIDYAYGGLALENGLVATNAALFDTVIEALTALR; translated from the coding sequence ATGGATACCGATCTGGAGGCCGTGCTCTCCATCGCCCGCGAGGCGGCGGAGATCGTCCGCGCGGTCTACCGGACGCCCTTCGCCGTGGAGATGAAGGGCCCGAACGATCCGGTCACGCGCGCCGATCGCGAGGCGAACACGCTCATCTGCGCGCGCCTCGCCGAGGTGTTCCCGGGTGTCCCGATCATCGCCGAGGAGACGCCGCCGGAGAGCCTGGCCGAGGCGCGCGAGATGGTCCGTCACGAGCGCGTCTTCTTCGTCGATCCCCTCGACGGCACGCGCGAGTTCGCCGATCGGAACCCCGAGTTCGCCGTGATGATCGGCCTCGCGATCGCGGGCCGCGCCGCGCTCGGCGTGGTCGTGATGCCCGAATCGGGCGAGGCGCTCTGCGGCCGCGTCTCTTCGTCCCCCGTGGCCTTCGTCGAGGGCCCGGACGGCGCGCGCCGCCCGCTCTGCGTCACGGATCAGCGTGATCCCACGAAGGCCACGATGATGGTCTCGCGCTCGCACCGCCCGCGCCTGGTCGAGCCCGTGGCCGAGCGGCTCGGCGTCCGCCGCATCGTCCCGTGCGGATCGGTCGGCGTGAAGGTCGCGCGTGTCGCCACGGGAGAAGCCGAGATCTACGTACACGGCGGCAGCGGCGCGAAGCTCTGGGACACCTGCGCTCCCGAGGCGATCCTCGTCGCCGCGGGCGGCCGCTTCTCGGACCTCGACGGCGATCCGATCGACTACGCCTACGGCGGGCTCGCGCTGGAGAACGGCCTCGTCGCGACGAACGCCGCGCTGTTCGACACCGTGATCGAAGCCCTCACCGCTTTGCGCTAG
- a CDS encoding NAD(P)/FAD-dependent oxidoreductase, with the protein MRERASVVIVGGGIMGLSVAWHLAKNHGITDTVVVEKGYLCGGASGRNGGGVRAQFGSEENIRLMQESIRMCRDFAAEMKINVWFRQGGYLFLVRNERARKNLEKSVALQNECGLATRLLEPKEAQRIVPELDIEGVLLASYNPDDAVVFPWPFVWGYAEGAQRLGVEIETFTEVTGFETRGSRIEGVVTNKGTIRARRVVNACGAWSPLVAALLDVKLPNRPHRHEICSTEPLKPWLKPLVADLSNGLYFSQSMRGEIVGGISNEDVPEGLDMGSSHRFLALYARALTAAVPLLGKVKVLRQWAGCYDLTPDANPIVGEVDTIEGFYQASGFMGHGFMMAPVMGKLLAQHIAEGTKLPLFDRWNLRRFAEGKLLSESMIIG; encoded by the coding sequence ATGCGCGAGCGAGCGAGCGTGGTGATCGTGGGGGGCGGGATCATGGGCCTTTCCGTCGCCTGGCACCTCGCGAAGAACCACGGCATCACGGACACGGTCGTCGTCGAGAAGGGCTACCTCTGCGGCGGGGCGAGCGGCCGCAACGGCGGCGGCGTGCGGGCCCAGTTCGGCAGCGAGGAGAACATCCGGCTCATGCAGGAGAGCATCCGCATGTGCCGCGACTTCGCGGCCGAGATGAAGATCAACGTCTGGTTCCGCCAGGGCGGCTACCTCTTCCTCGTCCGGAACGAGCGCGCGCGGAAGAACCTCGAGAAGAGCGTCGCCCTGCAGAACGAGTGTGGCCTCGCGACGCGCCTGCTCGAGCCGAAGGAGGCGCAGCGCATCGTGCCCGAGCTCGACATCGAGGGCGTCTTGCTCGCGAGCTACAACCCCGACGACGCCGTCGTCTTCCCGTGGCCGTTCGTCTGGGGGTACGCCGAGGGCGCGCAGCGGCTCGGCGTCGAGATCGAGACCTTCACCGAGGTGACGGGCTTCGAGACGCGTGGCTCGCGGATCGAGGGCGTCGTGACGAACAAGGGCACGATCCGCGCGCGCCGCGTGGTCAACGCCTGCGGCGCGTGGAGCCCGCTCGTCGCGGCCCTGCTCGACGTGAAGCTGCCGAACCGCCCGCACCGCCACGAGATCTGCTCGACCGAGCCGCTCAAGCCCTGGCTCAAGCCCCTCGTCGCGGACCTCTCGAACGGCCTGTACTTCTCGCAGTCGATGCGCGGCGAGATCGTCGGAGGCATCTCGAACGAGGACGTCCCCGAGGGCCTCGACATGGGATCGTCCCACAGGTTCCTCGCGCTCTACGCGCGCGCCCTCACGGCGGCGGTGCCCCTCCTCGGCAAGGTGAAGGTCTTGCGCCAGTGGGCGGGCTGCTACGACCTCACGCCGGACGCGAACCCCATCGTGGGCGAGGTCGACACGATCGAGGGGTTCTACCAGGCCTCCGGCTTCATGGGCCACGGCTTCATGATGGCGCCCGTGATGGGCAAGCTCCTCGCGCAGCACATCGCCGAGGGCACGAAGCTGCCCCTCTTCGACCGCTGGAACCTGCGCAGGTTCGCCGAAGGCAAGCTCCTCTCGGAGTCGATGATTATCGGGTAG
- a CDS encoding HEAT repeat domain-containing protein has product MFRNARRIYPTLRSLLLGAVVASGVTVATSAVVGCGGDENDPATHVKKLSDPATRVPAVSRLVQFFEDAMTKDNKDRNGPNVKPLLDKIVEPMSQLCATGDLDEKTQSKVVKFLSDARDARGAPCLIKTLKDYKPDSTEEDVRAAARGVGPMKAKEAAGPLFEAFTKLRHSKPKASLITRDVHDALLDLADPSWESQCTTIIGKPIADRKDINVLKDEFYHQITCAEILGQLKAASAVKPLIKIVLSPVKADAQATAIYALIKIGKPSIDPTVKLLQGGDSELMDYAKGEFLKANTGADGKVQDAAKKMADTAYVAPAALILGSIGREEAVQPMIDAIAKADDTGKVVIARELLKLPTSDTALKAVQGVYEKTSITMTIPPGVGAREQLLETMGYLFDASLVPWMVKNALDAKGEDADLEPMRASTLLAVTKLMKADQVAEVDKLFNSKTTGPDNKPSTLGKGFEKEYKMATELLKECGDKLDCYFGKLADPNSHVGDKQFIGIKSAYMVGVLGGDAARPKLVELLPKITNAATKFISVQVIDRRSAKGDATIAGQLQKMVDEAEATKDSNKIAAVNPFKTVIYRLNARGQ; this is encoded by the coding sequence ATGTTCCGCAATGCACGCCGAATTTACCCCACCCTTCGCTCGCTCCTCTTGGGGGCCGTCGTCGCCTCGGGGGTGACCGTCGCGACGAGCGCCGTCGTTGGCTGTGGCGGGGACGAGAATGATCCCGCGACGCACGTCAAGAAGCTCTCGGATCCGGCCACGCGCGTGCCTGCCGTGAGCCGCCTCGTCCAGTTCTTCGAAGACGCGATGACGAAGGACAACAAGGACAGGAACGGCCCGAACGTCAAGCCGCTGCTCGACAAGATCGTCGAGCCGATGTCGCAGCTCTGCGCGACCGGTGATCTCGACGAGAAGACGCAGTCGAAGGTCGTCAAGTTCCTCTCCGACGCGCGTGATGCCCGCGGCGCGCCGTGCCTCATCAAGACGCTGAAGGACTACAAGCCCGACAGCACGGAAGAAGACGTCCGCGCCGCGGCGCGTGGCGTCGGGCCGATGAAGGCGAAGGAGGCGGCGGGCCCGCTCTTCGAGGCGTTCACGAAGCTCCGCCACTCGAAGCCGAAGGCGTCGCTCATCACGCGCGACGTGCACGACGCGCTGCTCGATCTCGCCGATCCCTCGTGGGAGAGCCAGTGCACCACGATCATCGGCAAGCCGATCGCCGACCGCAAGGACATCAACGTCCTCAAGGACGAGTTCTACCACCAGATCACCTGCGCCGAGATCCTCGGCCAGTTGAAGGCCGCGAGCGCGGTCAAGCCGCTCATCAAGATCGTGCTCTCGCCGGTGAAGGCGGACGCGCAGGCGACGGCGATCTACGCGCTCATCAAGATCGGCAAGCCCTCGATCGATCCGACGGTGAAGCTCCTCCAGGGCGGCGACAGCGAGCTCATGGACTACGCCAAGGGCGAGTTCCTCAAGGCGAACACCGGCGCGGACGGCAAGGTGCAGGACGCCGCGAAGAAGATGGCGGACACCGCGTACGTCGCGCCCGCCGCGCTCATCCTCGGCAGCATCGGCCGCGAGGAGGCGGTGCAGCCCATGATCGACGCGATCGCGAAGGCCGACGACACCGGCAAGGTCGTCATCGCCCGCGAGCTGCTCAAGCTGCCGACCTCGGACACGGCCCTCAAGGCGGTGCAGGGCGTCTACGAGAAGACCTCGATCACGATGACGATCCCGCCCGGCGTCGGCGCGCGCGAGCAGCTCCTCGAGACGATGGGTTACCTCTTCGACGCGAGCCTCGTGCCGTGGATGGTCAAGAACGCGCTCGACGCGAAGGGCGAAGACGCCGACCTCGAGCCGATGCGCGCCTCGACGCTCCTCGCGGTCACGAAGCTCATGAAGGCCGACCAGGTCGCCGAGGTCGACAAGCTCTTCAACTCGAAGACCACCGGCCCCGACAACAAGCCTTCCACGCTCGGCAAGGGCTTCGAGAAGGAATACAAGATGGCCACCGAGCTCCTGAAGGAGTGCGGTGACAAGCTCGACTGCTACTTCGGCAAGCTCGCGGATCCGAACTCGCACGTCGGTGACAAGCAGTTCATCGGCATCAAGAGCGCGTACATGGTCGGCGTGCTCGGCGGCGACGCCGCGCGGCCGAAGCTCGTCGAGCTCCTGCCGAAGATCACGAACGCCGCCACGAAGTTCATCTCGGTCCAGGTGATCGACCGCCGCTCCGCGAAGGGCGACGCGACGATCGCGGGCCAGCTCCAGAAGATGGTCGACGAGGCCGAGGCGACGAAGGACTCGAACAAGATCGCCGCGGTCAACCCCTTCAAGACGGTCATCTACCGCCTGAACGCGCGCGGCCAGTAA
- a CDS encoding serine/threonine protein kinase gives MVQRAGGEPQDDAGINLAAFPEENLPRQFGKYTLLRRLAAGGMAEIFLALHRSVAGFEKLIVIKRILPSMNHDQAFIEMLLHEARVAATMSHPNIVQTFDVGQVDGTYFIAMEHIHGEDIRSIVRAMRKKGLTEFPLEHAVAIGLGTCAGLAYAHEKRDLEGNLLHIVHRDISPQNIVCTFSGDVKIVDFGVAKSSSQVGEDTKDGQLKGKVPYMSPEQASGGDVDWRSDIFAVGVLLFELTTGKRLFKGSSEFETLKLICEKDYPRPSQVKPGYPPALERIVMKSLEKKREERYQSAREMQSDLEAFVREERIPVSQISLTQWMQSLFQDKLEQQKEALQDVKQLADIIAMQHSPSMYEGTVTSGGGLSASGVGSSQPKRSSVGLWIALATVVLVGVGGFFYMRKQAADREAQMRAEAEKAQAVREKETKGAVDMKCGGDEGCSIWINGELQKQVTPAKLEGLPLDSEIKLKLTKEGFEAHSESITLSEKEPTRAVHVEMKTGSVTVVLKVDPPATVWLDNKPLKGVVDKIEGLSAGEEHKVVLQLSGYVPKTISFTAEKGETKVIQERLVKADPTAAAAANTGSPSPGGGGSGKVRVTSKGGFCNVTINGVGYGSTPVEAQVNAGTARVNCKPDGGGPSQFQAVQVKAGEVARAAFKLN, from the coding sequence AAGCGCATCCTGCCCTCGATGAACCACGACCAGGCGTTCATCGAGATGCTGCTGCACGAGGCGCGTGTCGCCGCGACGATGTCGCATCCGAACATCGTGCAGACCTTCGACGTCGGTCAGGTCGACGGGACGTACTTCATCGCCATGGAGCACATCCACGGCGAGGACATCCGCTCCATCGTCCGCGCGATGCGCAAGAAGGGCCTGACCGAGTTCCCGCTCGAGCACGCCGTCGCGATCGGCCTCGGCACCTGCGCGGGCCTCGCCTACGCGCACGAGAAGCGTGACCTCGAGGGCAACCTCCTGCACATCGTGCACCGCGACATCTCGCCGCAGAACATCGTCTGCACGTTCTCGGGCGACGTGAAGATCGTCGACTTCGGCGTGGCCAAGTCGAGCTCGCAGGTCGGTGAAGACACGAAGGACGGCCAGCTCAAGGGCAAAGTCCCGTACATGTCGCCCGAGCAAGCGTCGGGCGGCGACGTCGACTGGCGCAGCGACATCTTCGCCGTGGGCGTGCTGCTCTTCGAGCTCACCACGGGCAAGCGGCTCTTCAAGGGCTCGAGCGAGTTCGAGACGCTGAAGCTCATCTGCGAGAAGGACTATCCGCGCCCGAGCCAGGTCAAGCCCGGCTACCCGCCCGCGCTCGAGCGCATCGTGATGAAGTCGCTCGAGAAGAAGCGCGAGGAGCGCTACCAGAGCGCGCGCGAGATGCAGAGCGACCTCGAGGCGTTCGTGCGCGAGGAGCGGATCCCGGTCTCGCAGATCAGCCTCACGCAGTGGATGCAGTCTCTCTTCCAGGACAAACTGGAGCAGCAGAAGGAGGCGCTGCAGGACGTCAAGCAGCTCGCCGACATCATCGCCATGCAGCACAGCCCCTCGATGTACGAGGGCACGGTGACGAGCGGCGGGGGGCTCTCGGCGAGCGGCGTGGGCAGCTCGCAGCCAAAACGTTCGAGCGTCGGGCTCTGGATCGCGCTCGCGACGGTGGTGCTCGTCGGCGTGGGTGGCTTCTTCTACATGCGCAAGCAGGCCGCGGACCGCGAGGCGCAGATGCGCGCCGAGGCCGAGAAGGCGCAGGCCGTGCGCGAGAAGGAGACGAAGGGCGCGGTCGACATGAAGTGCGGCGGCGACGAGGGCTGCTCGATCTGGATCAACGGCGAGCTGCAGAAGCAGGTGACGCCGGCGAAGCTCGAGGGGCTGCCGCTCGACAGCGAGATCAAGCTGAAGCTGACGAAGGAGGGCTTCGAGGCGCACAGCGAGTCGATCACGCTGTCCGAAAAGGAGCCCACGCGCGCCGTGCACGTCGAGATGAAGACCGGCTCGGTCACGGTGGTCTTGAAGGTCGATCCCCCCGCGACGGTGTGGCTCGACAACAAGCCGCTGAAGGGCGTGGTCGACAAGATCGAGGGCCTCTCGGCGGGCGAGGAGCACAAGGTCGTGCTGCAGCTCTCGGGGTACGTGCCGAAGACGATCTCGTTCACCGCCGAGAAGGGCGAGACGAAGGTCATCCAGGAGCGGCTCGTGAAGGCCGACCCGACCGCGGCGGCGGCGGCGAACACGGGCAGCCCGAGCCCCGGCGGCGGCGGCAGCGGCAAGGTGCGCGTCACGTCGAAGGGCGGCTTCTGCAACGTGACGATCAACGGCGTCGGTTACGGGTCCACGCCGGTCGAGGCGCAGGTCAACGCGGGCACGGCGCGCGTGAACTGCAAGCCCGACGGCGGCGGTCCCTCGCAGTTCCAGGCCGTCCAGGTGAAGGCCGGCGAGGTCGCGCGCGCGGCGTTCAAGTTGAACTAG
- a CDS encoding aldo/keto reductase, translating to MQPVRKRPLGKTSLEVSELGLGTWGLSGDGYGPVVLPEVDRVLDRAVASGVNLFDTADVYGRGAMEKKLGARLPKDKTYVVTKIGTDLEASPAQKRFDPSYLRVAFERSRERLDRSPLDVVLLHNPTEHALAKTETVAFMKELEERGLVRAWGVSVGSVEVGRAAIRAGARVIELAYNVFFAKDLHALSADVKEHGTGVLARSVLAHGLLTGHWSPEREFYAGDHRADRWNSKELAQRIQQLDALRPFAKAEDVGTLRSVALRFVLANQLVSSAIVGPRSVAQFDQLEREAGEPPYLKDTVMVELAARLKAVGVEV from the coding sequence ATGCAGCCCGTGCGAAAGCGGCCTCTGGGCAAAACCTCCCTCGAAGTCTCCGAGCTCGGCCTCGGCACGTGGGGGCTCTCCGGCGACGGCTACGGGCCCGTCGTCTTGCCGGAGGTCGATCGCGTCCTCGATCGCGCCGTCGCGTCCGGCGTGAACCTCTTCGACACCGCCGACGTCTACGGCCGCGGCGCGATGGAGAAGAAGCTCGGCGCGCGCCTGCCCAAGGACAAGACCTACGTCGTCACGAAGATCGGCACCGACCTCGAGGCCTCGCCCGCGCAGAAGCGCTTCGACCCGAGCTACCTGCGCGTCGCCTTCGAGCGCTCACGCGAGCGGCTCGATCGCAGCCCGCTCGACGTGGTCCTCCTCCACAACCCGACGGAACACGCGCTCGCGAAGACCGAGACCGTCGCGTTCATGAAGGAGCTCGAGGAGCGCGGCCTCGTGCGCGCGTGGGGCGTGAGCGTCGGATCGGTCGAGGTCGGGCGCGCCGCGATCCGCGCGGGCGCCAGGGTCATCGAGCTCGCCTACAACGTCTTCTTCGCCAAAGACCTGCACGCGCTCTCCGCGGACGTGAAGGAGCACGGCACGGGCGTCCTCGCGCGGAGCGTCCTCGCCCACGGCCTGCTCACCGGCCACTGGAGCCCCGAGCGCGAGTTCTACGCGGGCGACCACCGCGCCGATCGTTGGAACTCCAAAGAACTCGCCCAGCGCATCCAGCAGCTCGACGCGCTCCGCCCCTTCGCCAAGGCCGAGGACGTGGGCACGTTGCGCAGCGTGGCGCTCCGGTTCGTCCTCGCGAACCAGCTCGTCTCCTCGGCGATCGTCGGGCCCCGCTCGGTCGCCCAGTTCGATCAGCTCGAGCGCGAGGCGGGCGAACCGCCGTACCTCAAGGACACCGTGATGGTCGAGCTCGCCGCGCGCCTCAAGGCGGTCGGCGTCGAGGTCTGA
- a CDS encoding sigma 54-interacting transcriptional regulator, which produces MLVLEVTQGVLAGRTFEVGEEVVRIGRAPSNDVVLEDQHVSGEHARIVVGAERALLHDNRSTNGTTLVRGDERKRVTPETGPVELESGDVVELGSGDNVAALRVSLEGDGDKARVVQLKPIEEIVPAAAKLERDPNQLGKLYAAQKRIAAGSDLDQVLIEVADAALFLVPSATHVTVILRDDEDGGDRGAVAYVPVMTRVRLASGAGGPPRGPVPVARSVYRKVVKERAAVLAADAPTDVGRTESIMGASIRSTIGVPLFRGEDIIGVLQIDNRSAPGMLHAHDVELLGVLAYNASLAVANARLIKRLVSAEERLQKENTFLKGREEKRRGGKDVVIIGQSEPMQRVLAQLQKVVNTRVTVLLEGETGTGKEVMAARIHYTSNRRDKLFVAQNCAALAETLLESELFGHKKGSFTGATEDKKGLFEIADGGTLFLDEITETPLSLQSKLLRALQEGEIRPVGATSPKHVNVRIVTATNRNLEEEVKKGRFREDLYYRLNQFPIRLPPLRERREDIPLLASHFLKRYAEELGKHVGGFAQQVMELMMAYDWPGNVRELQNEVQRIVIQLDPGAFATPDLLSPRIRQVEGLVNRAGVTRGTLKDMMDVVEKYLLLEALRDHNNNKTNAAKTLGITREGLHKKLRQYGI; this is translated from the coding sequence ATGCTGGTGCTGGAGGTAACGCAGGGGGTCCTCGCGGGGCGGACGTTCGAGGTCGGCGAGGAGGTCGTTCGTATCGGACGCGCGCCCTCGAACGACGTCGTGCTCGAGGACCAGCACGTCTCCGGAGAACACGCGCGGATCGTCGTCGGTGCCGAGCGCGCGCTCCTGCACGACAACCGCTCGACGAACGGGACGACGCTCGTGCGCGGCGATGAGCGCAAGCGCGTGACGCCGGAGACCGGGCCCGTCGAGCTCGAGTCCGGCGACGTCGTCGAGCTCGGCTCCGGCGACAACGTGGCCGCGCTGCGCGTCAGCCTCGAAGGCGACGGCGACAAGGCCCGCGTCGTGCAGCTCAAGCCCATCGAGGAGATCGTCCCCGCCGCCGCCAAGCTCGAGCGGGATCCGAACCAGCTCGGCAAGCTCTACGCCGCGCAGAAGCGCATCGCCGCCGGCAGCGATCTCGATCAGGTCCTCATCGAGGTCGCAGACGCCGCGCTCTTCCTCGTCCCGAGCGCCACGCACGTCACCGTGATCCTGCGCGACGACGAGGACGGCGGTGATCGCGGCGCCGTCGCCTACGTGCCCGTCATGACCCGCGTGCGCCTCGCGAGCGGCGCGGGCGGCCCTCCGCGTGGCCCCGTGCCCGTCGCGCGCAGCGTCTACCGCAAGGTCGTCAAGGAGCGCGCCGCCGTGCTCGCCGCCGACGCGCCCACCGACGTCGGCCGCACCGAGTCCATCATGGGCGCCTCCATCCGCAGCACGATCGGCGTCCCCCTCTTCCGCGGCGAAGACATCATCGGCGTCCTCCAGATCGACAACCGCAGCGCGCCCGGCATGCTCCACGCGCACGACGTCGAGCTGCTCGGCGTCCTCGCGTACAACGCCTCGCTCGCCGTGGCCAACGCGCGCCTCATCAAGCGCCTCGTCTCGGCCGAGGAGCGCCTGCAGAAGGAGAACACCTTCCTGAAGGGCCGCGAGGAGAAGCGCCGCGGCGGCAAGGACGTCGTCATCATCGGCCAGAGCGAGCCGATGCAGCGCGTCCTCGCGCAGCTCCAGAAGGTCGTGAACACGCGCGTCACCGTCCTGCTCGAGGGCGAGACCGGCACGGGCAAGGAGGTCATGGCGGCGCGTATCCACTACACCTCGAACCGCCGCGACAAACTCTTCGTCGCCCAGAACTGCGCCGCGCTCGCCGAGACGCTGCTCGAGAGCGAGCTCTTCGGCCACAAGAAGGGCTCGTTCACGGGCGCGACCGAGGACAAGAAGGGCCTCTTCGAGATCGCCGACGGCGGCACGCTCTTCCTCGACGAGATCACCGAGACGCCCCTCTCCTTGCAATCGAAGCTCCTGCGCGCATTGCAGGAGGGCGAGATCCGCCCCGTCGGCGCCACGAGCCCGAAGCACGTCAACGTCCGCATCGTGACCGCGACGAACAGGAACCTCGAAGAAGAGGTGAAGAAGGGCCGATTCCGCGAGGATCTCTACTACCGCCTGAACCAGTTCCCGATCCGCCTGCCGCCGCTCCGCGAGCGCCGCGAGGACATCCCGCTGCTCGCCTCGCACTTTTTGAAGCGGTACGCCGAGGAGCTCGGCAAGCACGTCGGCGGCTTCGCGCAGCAGGTGATGGAGCTGATGATGGCCTACGACTGGCCCGGCAACGTGCGCGAGCTCCAGAACGAGGTCCAGCGCATCGTGATCCAGCTCGATCCCGGCGCCTTCGCCACGCCCGACCTCCTCTCGCCGCGAATCCGTCAGGTCGAGGGCCTCGTCAACCGCGCCGGCGTCACCCGCGGCACGCTCAAGGACATGATGGACGTCGTCGAGAAATACCTCCTCCTCGAGGCCCTCCGCGATCACAACAACAACAAGACGAACGCCGCCAAGACCCTCGGCATCACCCGCGAGGGCCTGCACAAAAAGCTCCGCCAATACGGCATCTGA
- the trmB gene encoding tRNA (guanine(46)-N(7))-methyltransferase TrmB: protein MPGDSPVEIEIGPGRGGFLFERAAAAPDRRLLGLEIRLKWSSIVDERLKKQGLGARARVLNADAREALSRLGPDASIDTFFMHFPDPWWKKKHAKRLVMGPGLLDSIARLLRDGGAFYVQTDVAERAEMYEAQIGAHEAFEPSGDEPGSARMAENPYGARSPREHHAIADGLPVTRLRYRRRPR from the coding sequence TTGCCGGGGGATTCTCCTGTCGAGATCGAGATCGGCCCGGGCCGCGGCGGCTTCCTGTTCGAGCGCGCCGCGGCCGCGCCGGATCGCCGGCTCCTCGGCCTGGAGATCCGGCTGAAGTGGTCGTCGATCGTGGACGAGCGTCTGAAGAAGCAGGGCCTCGGCGCGCGGGCGCGCGTGCTCAACGCGGACGCGCGCGAGGCGCTCTCCCGGCTCGGTCCGGACGCCTCGATCGACACGTTCTTCATGCATTTCCCCGATCCCTGGTGGAAAAAGAAGCACGCGAAGCGCCTCGTCATGGGGCCGGGCCTGCTCGACTCGATCGCGCGGCTCTTGCGTGACGGCGGCGCGTTCTACGTGCAGACGGACGTGGCGGAGCGGGCGGAGATGTACGAGGCGCAGATCGGCGCGCACGAGGCCTTCGAGCCGAGCGGAGACGAGCCGGGTTCGGCGCGGATGGCCGAGAACCCGTACGGCGCGAGGAGCCCGCGCGAGCATCACGCGATCGCGGACGGGTTGCCCGTGACGCGGCTGCGGTATCGACGCCGGCCGCGTTGA